The Funiculus sociatus GB2-C1 DNA window GTGTTTGGTAATGGGCTTGCGTCCATTCTTGCAGGGCATCTTTATAATTTTGGTAGGCTGGGTCAGTGCGGATTTCTGATGACAGATATTTAAAGTGAGGGTCAAGCCACGGGCGCACCAGTTCCAATGTATGCGTACTTAGGTAGAGTGCGCCCAGCACAGCTTCAAAAGCGTCTGCCATCCGCGATGTCAAACCTGCTTTATCGCCAGCAGCACTTTCCGAAACCAGTAGGTAGCGATCCAGCCCATAACTATCAGCAATTCGGGCGAGAGTGCGATCGCTCACCAATACCTTCCGAATCGCCGAAAACTCACCCACCGAACAATTCGGATAAATTTCCCATAACAACTCAGAAGCCGCCATCCGCACTACTGCATCCCCCAAAAACTCCAGTTGCTCATAATTTCCCGATGGCGAGACTGTTGGGTGCGTCAGCGCCAAATCAAGAAGCGACCATTGCACTGGTGCCTGTTCTGGGAGTCCCAATTTTTGAATGAATTTCTCCAGTTGCTTCTGACGGCGAGGATCTTTGAAAGTCATAAACCGATATAGGGGCGAAGCATTGCCACTGAATAATTGCCTGAGATTAATTACAATTTTTGCTCACAAATGCTTTGCCCTAAAATCCCAAATCAAAAATATAGGGAGAGAGTTGGACATAAGCCGGGTTCTGTTCTACCTAGCAGCTGTGCCGCCAGGAGGGCGGTTATCTATCTGGGACACCTGTTACCAGATGCCTCAAGCGGTTAAAGTAGCGGAACCGGGAAAAGACCAACCGTGGTTCCTACCTTGCTCCCAACCGGGGTTTACCGAGCCAGCGCCTCTCGACGCTGCTGGTGCGCTCTTACCGCACCTTTGCACCCTTACCAAGCAATTTTGAATCTAAAATCCAAAATCCAAAATTGGTTGGCGGTATCTTTCTGTGGCACTATCCTCACGGTCGCCCGCACTGGGCGTTACCCAGCAAGTTTGGTCTTTCGGGAGTCCGGACTTTCCTCAGACTCGGTATGAACGAGTCCGCAACCACCTGCGCCTACTCTCTCCCAACATCCAGTGTTGCATAATCTCAAGCGCTATTCTATTACCGGAATTATCACTTTGCTTTCCGACATTTTTCAGCATAAATACTCAATTTCAGTAAAACTTAAAGAACAACAGCGGAAATTAGATTATCCTGATAAAAGAACTTTTAATGTAACTTTACAATTTGACTGATAAAGAAAATATGAGATGCATCATTAACCGCCGCGCTCAGTTTTCAGCAAGTCATCGGTACTGGTTGCCAGAACTGAGTGAAGCAGAGAATATTGAGCGCTTTGGTCGCTGCACT harbors:
- the rnc gene encoding ribonuclease III; the encoded protein is MTFKDPRRQKQLEKFIQKLGLPEQAPVQWSLLDLALTHPTVSPSGNYEQLEFLGDAVVRMAASELLWEIYPNCSVGEFSAIRKVLVSDRTLARIADSYGLDRYLLVSESAAGDKAGLTSRMADAFEAVLGALYLSTHTLELVRPWLDPHFKYLSSEIRTDPAYQNYKDALQEWTQAHYQTLPEYRVKETRRFHGDPERFSAEVWFQGRLLGQGKGHSKKAAEQAAAKEAFLSIGDEE